From Candidatus Hoaglandella endobia, a single genomic window includes:
- the ihfA gene encoding integration host factor subunit alpha yields the protein MALTKAEISEYLFETLGLNKQDSKKIVELFFEEVRRALENGEQVKLSGFGNFDLRDKNQRPGRNPKTGENIPITARRVVMFRPGQKLKIRVENAASPNQN from the coding sequence ATGGCGCTTACTAAAGCTGAAATTTCTGAATACCTGTTTGAAACACTTGGACTAAACAAACAGGATTCAAAAAAAATTGTAGAACTTTTTTTTGAGGAAGTACGCCGAGCATTAGAAAATGGCGAGCAGGTAAAATTATCAGGCTTCGGTAATTTTGATTTGCGCGATAAAAATCAGCGACCAGGACGTAATCCTAAAACAGGAGAAAATATTCCCATTACTGCCCGTCGGGTAGTGATGTTTCGACCGGGCCAAAAACTTAAAATACGTGTAGAA
- the pheT gene encoding phenylalanine--tRNA ligase subunit beta translates to MKFSELWLREWVNPAIDSTMLAEQITMSGLEVTSMYPVAGHFSGVVVGNVVQCKQHPNADNFYVTKIDIGGERLLNIVCGAPNCRANLRVAVAIIGALLPGVCTIKAKTLRGELSEGMLCSCSELGMSDDYSSSNIIEFPDDAPIGRDIRDYLQLNDNIIDISVTPNRADCLGLLGIARDVAVRNRIELTLPVVEPVVPLINDTLPIQIDTPEACPCYLARLIKSIDIGAATPLWMKEKLRRCGLRSVDAVLDITNYVLLELGQPIQVFDLDRIESGIFVRQAGQDEMITLLDDVSIILSSDTLVIADQNKVLAIAGIVVGAASSISSSTRDIVLTCAYFHPLAINGRARRYGLHNDASHRYERGVDPALQIQAMERATMLLIAICGGQPGPVINVTTASMLKQQVTISLRRKTLDRLIGYHISDKDVSDILIRLGFQVSSTEEGWQALTPSWRFDITIEEDLIEEVARMYGYDEIPNIPIRATLEMPRNREATLPLERVKMLLVDRGYQEAITYSFVDPKMQALLYPHPAPLLLPSPISKEMSAMRLSLWTGLLSAVVYNQNRQQQRIRLFESGLCFIPDKAADLGIRQDIMLAGVITGSIFDEHWDLVRQPVDFYDAKGDLEAILELTGKLDNIEFKAQRHLALHPGQSAAIYLQDELIGFIGVIHPVLESKLNLNGRTLVFELLWEKVTESNVPKAHDISRFPTNRRDIAVVVADNVAAADLITECKIVAANQLVDIKLFDVYRGKELAEGFKSLAISLVLQDTACTLEEAEIAATVAKCVAALKQRFQASLRD, encoded by the coding sequence ATGAAGTTCAGTGAACTTTGGCTACGTGAATGGGTCAATCCGGCAATTGATAGCACTATGCTAGCTGAACAAATCACTATGTCTGGTCTGGAAGTGACCAGTATGTATCCGGTAGCTGGCCATTTTAGCGGCGTAGTAGTCGGTAACGTAGTACAATGCAAGCAGCATCCTAACGCAGACAACTTTTACGTTACCAAAATTGACATCGGAGGCGAGCGCTTGTTAAATATAGTTTGTGGCGCCCCGAATTGCCGTGCCAACCTGCGCGTAGCCGTTGCTATCATCGGTGCGCTATTGCCAGGAGTTTGCACAATTAAAGCTAAAACGCTACGTGGAGAACTTTCTGAGGGCATGTTATGTTCATGCTCTGAATTAGGCATGTCAGACGACTACAGCAGTAGTAATATTATTGAATTTCCTGATGATGCTCCTATTGGCCGAGATATCCGCGACTATCTACAGTTAAATGATAACATTATCGACATCAGCGTCACACCAAACCGCGCTGACTGCCTAGGTCTTTTGGGTATAGCCCGCGATGTAGCAGTGCGCAATCGCATAGAGCTTACGCTACCAGTTGTCGAGCCGGTGGTACCCTTAATTAACGATACGCTACCTATCCAGATCGACACACCTGAAGCCTGCCCGTGCTATCTTGCCCGGTTGATCAAAAGCATCGATATCGGTGCGGCTACGCCGTTGTGGATGAAAGAGAAACTACGTCGCTGCGGACTACGCTCAGTAGATGCAGTGCTTGATATCACTAATTATGTTCTCCTAGAATTAGGACAGCCGATACAAGTGTTTGACCTGGATCGCATTGAGAGCGGTATCTTCGTACGACAGGCCGGCCAAGATGAGATGATTACCCTATTAGATGATGTGAGTATAATTCTCTCGTCTGACACTTTGGTTATTGCAGATCAGAATAAAGTACTAGCGATAGCGGGTATTGTTGTCGGCGCCGCTTCCAGTATTAGCTCCTCGACCCGAGACATAGTGTTGACATGCGCCTATTTCCATCCTCTCGCGATTAACGGGCGTGCACGCCGATACGGCTTGCATAACGATGCGTCCCACCGCTATGAGCGCGGTGTGGACCCAGCACTACAGATCCAGGCCATGGAACGTGCTACTATGCTATTGATAGCAATCTGTGGCGGCCAGCCAGGTCCAGTTATCAATGTAACTACGGCATCCATGCTAAAGCAACAGGTTACTATCTCGCTGCGCCGCAAGACCCTGGATCGCCTGATTGGCTATCATATTTCGGATAAGGACGTCAGCGATATTCTTATTCGTCTTGGTTTTCAGGTCAGTAGCACCGAAGAAGGGTGGCAGGCTCTGACGCCAAGCTGGCGTTTCGATATTACTATCGAAGAAGATTTGATCGAAGAAGTCGCGCGCATGTATGGCTATGATGAGATTCCGAATATTCCTATACGTGCTACTCTCGAGATGCCGCGCAATAGGGAAGCAACACTGCCGCTAGAGCGCGTTAAAATGCTACTGGTTGACCGCGGATATCAAGAGGCTATTACCTATAGCTTTGTTGATCCCAAGATGCAGGCATTGCTATATCCGCATCCGGCACCACTATTGTTGCCAAGTCCGATTTCGAAGGAAATGTCAGCTATGCGTTTGTCGTTATGGACCGGCCTTCTTAGTGCGGTAGTTTATAATCAAAATCGTCAGCAGCAGCGGATCCGCCTGTTTGAAAGCGGGCTTTGCTTTATTCCTGATAAAGCCGCCGACCTAGGAATACGCCAGGATATTATGTTGGCTGGGGTCATTACAGGTTCAATATTTGATGAACACTGGGATTTAGTTCGTCAGCCGGTTGATTTTTATGATGCCAAAGGCGATCTCGAGGCAATACTTGAGCTTACCGGTAAATTGGACAATATTGAGTTTAAGGCACAACGTCATTTAGCACTACATCCCGGACAGAGCGCCGCCATTTATCTTCAAGATGAACTCATTGGTTTCATTGGCGTCATTCACCCCGTACTTGAGTCTAAATTGAATTTAAATGGCCGTACACTGGTATTTGAACTTCTATGGGAGAAAGTTACCGAAAGTAACGTACCTAAAGCGCATGATATTTCACGCTTCCCCACCAACCGCCGCGATATTGCTGTAGTGGTAGCAGATAATGTTGCCGCAGCAGATCTTATTACAGAGTGTAAGATAGTTGCAGCCAATCAGTTAGTTGACATAAAATTATTTGACGTGTACCGGGGCAAAGAATTAGCAGAAGGTTTTAAAAGTCTGGCTATCAGCCTAGTCTTACAAGATACTGCTTGTACACTGGAAGAAGCTGAGATAGCCGCAACCGTAGCAAAATGCGTAGCAGCACTAAAGCAGAGATTCCAAGCCTCCTTGAGAGATTAA